Genomic window (Spirochaetota bacterium):
ATAGCTATTGTGTGAAATGCATTCATACGTTTTACCTCACAGGGTAGTGTTTAATCATTAAATAATTTTTGATTGTTATTTTTATCATCGATGTTCTTTTGTAATCGTTCTTTACCAGCCAAAAACCCATCCAAAAGCTTTTTTTCTTTACTGTCTACTGGTAAACATTCAGATATTGCCTGAGCCACACGGTAAAATGCTTCGCTTTTACCGTAGCCGCTTTCAGAAAGCCTTTTGAGCAAATCGGTTTGTTTGCTCTTTTCCCATAAAATGAGCACATGATGCAGTACATCAATAAGCTCGTTTGATTTTTCCAGCTCTTCAATTTTCCTATCTTGTGGTCCAAGGGTGCTTACAAATTCTTTTTCTTTTAATATAAAAGTATTTTTATTCCAGTACTGGGTAAGGTCAATCCCGCAGCTTGTGGCTAGCTTGCGCGCTTCATCAAATTGCACTTTTGCTTCGCCGTATTCCCAGCGGTAAAGCACATAAAAACGGGTAAGTTCGTTAATTTCGGCAGCAAAGCCATTATGCAAAATTTTGCGTACGGCATAATCAGTTGCAAGTTTGCGTATATCCTCAAGCATTACATCCGCGCGTATAATGGTGCCTTCATAGTCCATCACCTTTTGATATTTGCCAAATACTTCAATACCTGATCCAATTGCGGCAATAAAAAAGTCCGCTCCGCTAATGCCTTCCGCCCACAAGCGATCAAGCTTTTGATTCATATAGTTTTTCAGCTCTTCCTTAACCTCGTTGTAAAAGCCAGTTTCTATGCGCTCAAGCTTGCGCGCAACAATGTAAATGGAAGAAGCCAATGAAGCTGTTTCTTTAGCATTCAGGCGTGCCTGCATTTCGGTATTTATTGGCCAGGATGCGTTTACAACCAAACCGCTGTCTAAAAGGGCATTTATGACTGTTTCCCAACCAGCAGTGGATTTATGAGCATAGACAATAACAGCAATGCCGCCAGGCTTTAATATGCGATACATTTCTTTGAATGAAAGCGATAGTTGTCCTTCAAAAAATATTTTAGCTTTTTCTTTATCCTTATGAAGAGTTACATTTGCAATAATTTCACCACTTTTTGGGGTAAGTGGAGTTGCAAAAAGATCCGGGAATAAATGTCCCACAGTGCGCTTGAGCCATACATAAAAAAAATCTGATAGCACTGCATAACTTACATTATCATAATATGGGGGATCGGTAAGCACTGCATCAAAATAATTATCAGGATAGGGGAGGTTAACTGCTGAAAATTGTGTTGTCATTAGTGTTATTAATTTGCTGTTTATTTTTAAAGATGAATAACTTTGTATTTGCAGTATATGTTCTAAAGCATTAATTATCCAAGTTATTGATGAATACCAATCAGCGTTTCCACCTATAATATTTCCCTCAGAATAATCCCAAGTCATAGCTAATGCTTGTCTACCCATTCCAGGATTTATTAGTTCTCGTGTATTATGCCAGTATCCTAATGATGTTTGGTAAATGGATATTCTATCTATACCAATCCCCAAATACACCGTAACCGCTTTTGCAAATTCCTCAAGTGTGGTTTTTACTTCAATATTCTTTTCATCTTTATTTGGTTCATATGCGTTTGTTAGTGATTGTTGTAAAGGTATCGTATGCAATTGGCTGCACATCATTTCATAGGCTCTGCGCACAGCATCAGCAAAAACTAATAAGCTAAGTTTTTGACGTGGATTAAAAAGATCGCCCCATTTTTTGAATCCATAACCCCTTCCTGCAACTGTTGTGGGGTCATCCTGATCCATATCTTCATCCGGAACTGGTTCCATTCCCCACTTTTCACGCAACTCACTTATTTTAGTTTCAAGCGCTTGCTTTGCTTTTTCAAAGATGCGTATATCATCATCTGTAGCCAGACGGTAGTATTTGCCACTTTTGTTTGAAAGAGTATACACCACTGCAACCATCCGCTCGCCAGCTTTGCCGCTTTGAAACAGCTTGCGTGTGGTTTTATCATCAATCACTGCACCGCAAGCAGGGCAACGCACATTGGCTCGCGCTACAGTTCCTTCTTGGGGGTTAAAACCTTTTGGCCATGGATTGTAGCCATCTATCCCTTGCGCTACAATTTCAAATACAACAGGGTTACCTGCACCGCGTACCACAGGGTGCAGGGCAATCTTTTTTTTATCTTTTTTTGCCAGCCAGTACTGTCGCATCAAAGGTATTTCAATTGCGCAGGCTGGATTTTGGCAGGGAACAGTGCGTGCCCATATATAGCCAACCGGGGTTTGGTTTTTCACTGGACTTTCATAAAATTGAGCTAATTCTTTTTTAGCTTCTTCAAGTACCCAGTTACCCCAGTATTGTACTGCAGCAAGAAGCGGATTGGTATGACCTGCATAATCGCCATAAGGCAAAGTATTAGATTCGCTATGTTTATTTGATATACTCGTTTTGCTTTCAATATTGTGATGCAATAGCTTCAATTTCCCAAATTTTTGTGGATACTCAAGCGTTGCTTTTTCAATGAGCACGGCAACCGGGTTATAGTCGTTTGCATAGGCTGCGCATCCAAGTCGCATCGCTTCAAGAGGATACGAACCTCCACCAGAAAATGGATCAATGACTTTGGGCGGTACACCCCCATTTGCTTTCAAAATTTCTTTTATTGCTTTTTCAACAATTTGTGAGTTGTTTGAATTTTCCCATTTAGATAGCTCTATAATAAAATTTCTTTTATTTTGCCATTCTAGTGGGTCTTGTGGCATGGGAACAAGTGCTGCGAATGCGGTTGCGCGGCTTGCTGCCAATGGTCGCCGTGCCCACCATATATGTAACGTGCTTATATGACCGTGGCGTATGTTTTTTTCTTTAGCTGAAATTTCACTCACCTCTTTTACAGGGAATGAGGCTTCAATGAAACGTTTGTCATTCATTGTTTTGTCCCTTTATTGATAATCTGATCAATATTGATATAGTATCGTACTATCTTTTTTTGCGGTTCAATCGTCTTTGCTGGGTTTTTAATGATATGCAGTTGGGGATTTTTTGATGCGTTGAGTACCACATAAAGATAATAATCGTCTTCAAAGCGATGTGCCTTAAACCATTCATTTTGTGTTAATTCAACATCACCTATCGCTGCTCGTGCTTTGACTTCAATGTATCGTATATTTCCTGAACTATCGCTTGATCGTATGTCAAAACCTAAATTTTGCGCAGATACATCTTCAGGATTTCTTCCCTGACTTTTTTCGTATTCCATTGCAATGCGTATGCCAATAGCTTCAATTTCTTCATCACTAGTCATGTCGTCGTTTTTAGTTTTACCCGGGTATGGTGTAACCTTCACAATCCCAAGAAAACGTGGCATGCTCATGGTAAGGTTTTGTTCTTGCTCAACGCGGATTTTCAATTCTTCAAGAGCTTTTTCATATCCTTTTTTGCGGTCTTCTTTATTTCTGATGACAATATCTACATTTTCTCCTTTGTGTTTTCGGTCATTTAGGTCAATTAGTTCGTAATCAAGTTTATTTATTAAATATTCTAATGACCTCATGCCATATTTCAGTTTAATTTGGGCCTGGCGTTTACGTTCTTCAAGTAGTTCGTTTTTATAGAGTTCTAGTTTATGTATGGCATGGTTTTTGACTTTGTTAATACATTCGGGTATCGAAATAGTATTATATGTTGGGTTATTTTCCTCAACCAGATCCCATAAAATAAATGGTGATATAGATTTTATAACATCCTGGTTTATATAAAATGAAAGTAATCGCTTTCCTGCAATACTTCCAGTTCCATCTTTAATTTCACCTTCAAAAAAAAGAATATGTCCATCAAGATTGCCATCTGGATCATAAAATTGTGCACCTGAAAAAATCGTAGCATGAAAGTTATTCTCAACCCATTGTAAAACAGCTTCAAAAAGAGGATGTCCAAAAGAAATAAACTCTGCAGCAGGATTTTTTTGTGCAGCTTCTTTATCAAATGTTACAACGGGATATTTTTTTACAATGCTTCCATAAGACCGTTTAAATGCCTCATTATCCGCAATTTTTTTTATTTCAGACGGTATGGATTCAATTGCTAAAAAACCATTGTCAAGATGTTTAATTTTGCCATCACATTTTTCAAATGCTTTAATAAAAAAGTTTTGAGTATATTCAGGGATAAGCCGCTGTTCTTTTGCTTTTTGCGACAGCTCTTTAATACGTGTATAATCTATGTAACGAGTTGCTAATGTTTGTCCAAGATTTTCTTTTATTTTTGCTATATAGTCTTCATCAATTTTGAAATCAATGCTTTCTATAATTTCATCTATAGTGCGAGCGTTTACTGCGGCATCTAACATGGCTTGAGTAAACTGTTTATTGTCTATAACTTCGCCAAGAACATCAAATACTTTATCACTACCTAAAGCATTTTTAATTTCTTCAATTTTTTGAAATAGCCGTGTCATAACACGTCCTTCTCTAGTATCGCTTGCCACAAGATTGTGTATAAAAACTTCACGTGTCTGGCCATATCTGTGAATTCTACCCATTCGTTGTTCTAATCTATTGGGGTTCCATGGTATATCATAATTAATCATAAGATTGCAAAATTGCAAGTTTATACCTTCACCAGCTGCTTCAGTTGCAATTAGTAGTTCTGTTTCATTTTTAAATACACTCTCAGCTCGGATACGTTCTTCTAATTTCATTCCACCATGAATTGTATTAACTTTGTAACCCCATTGACTTAGTTTTGTTTTCAAATATTCTAGTGTGTCGCGCGATTCAGTGAAAATTAATATTTTTCGTTTATGTAGTTCTTGTACTTTTTTACTCAACTCTTCCAAAGATTCCTTTAATTTTTTTAACTTTATCTCTTCCTCTTTTTCAATAATATATAAAGCTTTGCTAATCAGGTCATCAATTATAACAATCTCTTTCTTTAATTCCTCTACGGTTTCGGCTGCACTTAATACCTCCCATTCATTTTCTTGTTCCCATCGTTCTTCTTCAGACATTTCTTCAATATCATCTATATCACTAACTTCATATATCTTTTTTGTTGAGGGGTTATTATTTAGTTCTTCTAAACGTTGTTTTCTACGTTTCAAAGATTGTAATAATGCATATGTACTTGAAGCCAATCGTCTTTGTAATATAACTAGGGCAAAAGCTATATTTCTTTTCTTATTTTTTGATAAAGCCAAATTATACTGGCTTTCAACATATTTTGATAACTCATTATATAATTCTTTTTCATGAGGTGAGTTTGTTCCTAATTCAAAAGTTATGGTATGCACATGCCTTGGTAAGAAAAGGGGGTTCCCATCAAAGTCATAAAGATCTTCTTTGATCCTGCGGATAAATAAAGGATTATCTTTGTTGTCAATAGATTCTTTTATAATTTCATTGGAAGCAAAAAAGCCTTGCCGCAGTAAATCAAGGAATAACCTAAAATTTTCAGGATCACCTTTATGAGGTGTTGCAGTCAAAAAAAGTAAATGATGAGATCTTGATGATAAAATTTCACCAAGTTTATATCGTTCGGATTTATCTACCTTTTCACCATATCGATATGCACTCATTTTGTGTGCTTCATCAACTATGATAAGGTCAAAATGTGTGGCTGCTAAGGTTTGGCGCACATCATCTCTTTTGGCAAAATCAATTGAAGTTATGATTTGATTTTCCTTATCCCATATGTTTGTTCTGTATACAGCATCAAATCGATTGCGGTCAACAACCTCAAACGTTTCATCAAATCTTTCTTTTAGTTCGCGACGCCATTGATCCTTGAGGTGACCTGGACTAACTATAAGAATTCTTTTTACTACTTGACGCAATTTTAACTCCTTGATAATTAACCCTGCCATTATTGTTTTACAAGCACAAGGATCATCAGCAATCATAAACCGTATTTGGGGATATTTCAATATGTATCCATATACTGCTTCAATTTGATGCGGCAAAGGGTCCACTTTTGATACGTTTACAGCCAACAATGGATCATACATAGAGGCAAATCGGTAGCGTAATGCTTCAATGGCACAAAAAACTTTCCATGCTTCGCTAAATAAAGAGCCCGTTTGCGAAAGGTTCTTAATTTGAGATAATTCACTAATTGGAATTACCTGATCAATTAGATTTCCACTTTTTGTGAGTTGTCCAACTATATTTACATATTCATTAGTGATTTGTATTTTTTTTACAACTACAGGTTCAGGCCAATGTGATGATTCAATAATATCTCCATCTATGATAGAATTAGTTATATTAACTGTTTCATTCATAAACTGTGTGAATTTAATTTTCAGAAAGTATATTTACATTATCCCTAAAGAATGTAAACTATTACGTTCTTTGTCAATTAAATTTGTAATACAATTTAATAAATAATAATTAATTAGTCTTAAAAACAATCATTTATAACTATTGATAAATTTTTCATCGTCCTTAAATATATAACAAACTAGTGACAAATAGTGTCCCTATGTAAAATTAATTTATTGATATGATTTTTGTTGTACAGATACTAAAAGAAATTAGCAAAATTAATGTTATACAAAAACAATTGATCCATCTATAATGTAATAGATTGTAAAATTTTTTAAAAACAAAATGATTAACAACATGCAATGGTAGGTATTATTGAAAAGAAAGCTAAAGTATAAAAATTCTTTTACTTTAATATCAGCTTAAAATATGTATTGGGATAATTTAGATAAAAAATTAATGGTTTAAAAAGGCATTGTTAAAGATAATTATTTAAAATTTTATTGATAAATGGTACCCCCTTTCATAATTTCTTGCCCATATCAAAAATATTATTGTAATATTGTAATATGTATTATAATAATGCACAAAAAATGATATGGGGGTTGGCTGTTCTATGACTCATCCTGAAATTATTCAAAAATATACACTAAAAAATCATGTACGCATCGTCACTGCGGCATCACTGTTTGATGGCCATGATGCATCAATTAATATTTTCCGCCGCATTATGATTGGCACTGGCGCCGAGGTCATTCACCTGGGGCACAATCGTTCGGTGTGGGAAATTGTAAAAAGCGCACTTGAAGAAGACGTGCAGGCAATTGCTGTTACTTCGTATCAGGGCGGACACGTTGAATTTTTGCAATACATGTATGATTTGCTAAAAGAAAACAATGCCCAGTCCATTAAAATATTTGCAGGTGGCGGTGGCACCATTTTACCTCATGAAATAAAAGAGCTTGAACGCTACGGCATTTGTAAAATATATTCGCCGGATGACGGTAGGGCAATGGGCCTACAGGGCATGGTCAATGACCTTTTGTCAAAGTGTGATTACCCGGTGGGCAATATTACACATCTTGATATTGAAGGAATAAAGCAAAAAAATATCAGGGCGATAGCAACTGCAATCTCTGCCTGTGAAAATTTCCGTGATACAGTAAAAGCTGATATTGCATCCATAGAAAAGTTGACCAAAGATAATAACACTATAGTTGTGGGAATAACCGGCACAGGTGGCAGTGGTAAGTCATCACTTATTGATGAGCTGGTGCTGCGCTTTCAGCAGTCAAATCCTGACAAAACCATTGCAATACTTTCAGTTGACCCAACACGGCAGAAGACCGGAGGAGCTCTGTTAGGTGATAGAATCCGTATGAATGCCATCTATCACCCCAATGTGTATATGCGCTCACTTGCAACCCGTGGCTCAAAATCTTCAGTAAGCCACAATATTAACGATGCAATACAAATACTGAAACTTGCAGGTTATGATCTAATATTGCTTGAAACATCAGGTATTGGTCAGGCACAAACCGATGTGCTTGATTATAGCGACATATCAATGTATGTAATGACGCCAGAATACGGCGCAGCAACTCAACTTGAAAAGATTGATATGTTGGACTTTGCCGATATAGTTGTCATCAATAAATTTGATAAGCTGGGTGCGTTGGATGCACTGCGCGATGTAAAAAAACAGGTACAGCGAAATAAAGAAGCGTTTGACAAAACTCCTGATGATATGCCGGTTTTTGGAACTATCGCAAGCAGGTTTAACGATGATGGAGTAAATGTGTTATTTAACTATCTCATTGAAACAATTAATAGCAAGAGTACCACCCGGTTTTTGAATTATGTTGCTGAAAAACAAAAAAAAGATATTTTATATATTGTACCGCCAGAACGCAGTCGCTATCTATCTGAAATTACAGAAACAATTAGAAAATACAATCACAAAGCAAATGAAGAAGCACTGAAGGCACAGTACTGTTTCAGTTTAAAAAACAGCATAGAGTATTATACTCAGCACAGCGGTGATACAAAGATTATTAATGATCTTAAGAAAAAATTTGAAGAAGCATACGCTTCGTTGGATGAGGAAAGCAAAAGAATATTACAGGAGTGGGAAGATAAAAAGAACAATTATCAGGGTGAATATTATACCTACAAAGTGCGCGGGAAAGAAATTAAAGTAAAAGCTTATACACAGTCGCTATCACACACAAAAATTCCAAAAGTGTGTATGCCAAAATTTAAAAACTGGGGTGATATCGTTGCATGGAGCATGCAAGAAAATGTACCAGGACAGTTTCCTTACACTGCAGGCGTGTACCCTTTTAAACGCGAAGACGAGAACCCAACCCGTATGTTTGCAGGCGAAGGTATTGCAGAACGCACCAACAAGCGCTTTCATTATCTTTCGTACAATATGCCAGCGGTGCGGCTTTCAACAGCGTTTGATTCCGTAACACTGTATGGATTTAACCCTGATAGGCGCCCTGACATTTATGGAAAAATTGGCAACTCGGGTGTTTCAATTTCAACACTGGATGATGTAAAACGGTTATACTCTGGATTTAAATTGACCGACCCCAATACCTCGGTAAGCATGACCATCAATGGGCCTGCACCAATCATGGCTTCTTACTTTTTTAATGCTGCTATAGATCAAGAATGTGAGCTGTACATACAGCAACATGGTTTAACTGATGAAGTAAAAAAGAAGATTGAAGAATTTTACCATAAGCGAAATGCTGTGCCACCTGTGTACCGCGCATCAAAATTACCTGATGGCCATAATGGATTGGGCTTACTGCTTTTAGGCGTTACCGGTGATATGGTACTGCCAGCAGATGTTTACCACAACATAAAAAATCATACGCTGCGTACGGTGCGCGGAACTGTGCAGGCTGATATCCTTAAAGAAGAACAAGCGCAAAACACATGTATATTTTCAATTGATTTTGCACTAAAACTTATGGGCGATATGCAGGAATACTTTGTAAAACATAAAATTAATAATTTCTATTCAGTGTCTATTTCAGGGTATCATATTGCTGAGGCGGGAGCCAACCCAATTACTCAACTGGCATTTACGCTTGCTAATGGCTTTACCTATGTGGAATATTACCTGGCACGAGGCCTGCACATTGATGACTTTGGACCAAATTTATCGTTTTTCTTTTCAAACGGACTTGATCCTGAGTATTCTGTTATTGGCAGAGTTGCCCGCAGGATTTGGGCAAAGGCAATGAAATACAAGTATGGCGCAAATGAGCGCTCACAGTTGCTGAAGTATCATATACAAACATCAGGGCGTTCACTGCATTCGCAGGAAATAGAGTTTAACGATATACGTACCACATTGCAGGCGCTTTATGCGATCTACGATAATTGCAATTCACTGCATACCAATTCGTATGATGAAGCCATTACCACACCTACCGAAGAGTCCGTACGGCGAGCGCTTGCTATCCAAATGATTATTAATCAGGAATATGGATTGGCAAAGAATCAAAATCCACTGCAGGGTTCTTTTATAATTGAAGAGCTCACCAATCTTGTGGAAGAGGAAGTGCTAAAAGAATTTGATAATATCAGCGCACGGGGTGGGGTACTTGGTGCAATGGAAACCATGTATCAACGCAATAAAATCCAGGAAGAATCGCTGTACTATGAAAATAAAAAGATGACAGGGGAACTTCCCATAATTGGTGTAAATACTTTCCTTTCAAAAGATGGAAGCCCTATTCAGGTTCCAGATGAGGTAGTACGTGCAACACCGGAGGAAAAAAATATACAGCTACAATCACTGGAGGCATTTCATGCAATGTGGAATCCTGAAGCTAGCAAAGCGCTTGAAAAATTAAAAACCGCAGTGAAGCAACATGAAAATGTGTTTGAAACATTAATGGATGTGGCAAAATATTGTTCATTAGGACAGTTAACCGGTACATTGTACAGTGTTGGTGGTATGTACCGGCGAAGCATGTGAACAATATGAGTTTATTTGACAAGTCTACGTACATACCTCTTGCAGAGCGCATGCGCCCTACAACTATTGAGCAGTTTATGGGGCAAAAGCACCTGCTTTCAAAGGGCAAGCTTTTATATTCTGTTTTTGAGCAGAAAAAGGCTCTTTCACTCATACTGTGGGGTGATCCCGGCACAGGTAAAACTACACTTGCGCATTGTATTGCCAATGCATGCAACATGGATTCTTACTTTATCAGTGCAATCTCAGCAGGAGTTGCTGATGTGCGCAAGGTCATCGATAAAGGCAAAGCCAATCGTGCAGCAGGTGTGCAAACACTTCTTTTCATTGATGAAATTCACCGCTTTAACAAGGCACAGCAGGATGCAGTACTTGGTGCAGTTGAAAACGGTGACATCGTCTTAATTGGTGCAACTACTGAAAATCCGTCATTCAGTATCATAGCGCCACTTTTATCGCGCACTCGAGTGCTTCGGCTGTATCCTCTCACAGAAGATGATTTGAGGGCGATAGTTACTAATGCATTGGCCAATGACCAGGAACTATCGCACAAAAACATAACGCTTGATGCTGATGCATTAGATGTGTTGGTACAGCTTGCCATGGGTGATGCACGTCGTGCGCTCAATATTCTTGAAGCAGCCGTGTTTTTAAAAGACACAGGTACAATAGACAAAGACACAATTTTTGAAGCTTACAAAGAACAGAGCATTGCCTATGACAAAGCAGGCGACAAACATTACGATACAATTTCTGCGTTTATCAAGTCATTGCGCGGCTCTGATCCCAACGCTGCCGTGTATTATCTTGCAAGGATGCTTGTTGCAGGTGAGGATCCTGAGTTTATTGCTCGCCGTATGGTAATCTTTGCATCAGAGGATGTGGGCAATGCTTACCCGTTAGCACTTACGGTTGCTACATCCGGGATGCTTGCAGTAAAAAATGTAGGGTTACCAGAATGTGAGATAATCCTTGCCCACATGGCAACATTTTTGGCAAGCTGTCCTAAAAGCAATGCATCGTATATGGCTCTGGTGCGGGCAAAAGAAGTGGCATCACAACAGCTACACGAAATTCCTCTGTATCTGCGCAATGCTCCCACTCAACTTATGAAGCAGTTGGGATATGCAAAAGGGTACAAATACCCTCATGATTATCCCGGGCATTTTGTTGATGAGGTCTATCTACCTGAAAAAATAAAAGATTTGATTTTTTACGAACCATCTGAAGAAGGGAATGAAAAGAATATAAAACAATGGTTGGCAAAACTGTGGCCAAAAAAGTATAAAAAGGAGAATGATGCATGAACCACAAGGAACGATTGTTTGAACTGCTGTTTACTAAATCATTTATGTACAGGGATAATCCACCGTTTACACTGGTAAGCGGAAAGCAGAGCCCCTACTACTTTGACTGTAAGGCTACAACACTTGACCCCGAAGGCTGTATCTTAATAGGAAAATGTATGTATGCATTAATAAAAGATTTAAATGCAGATGCTCTTGGAGGACTTACACTTGGTGCTGATCCCATTTCCCTATCAACGGCAATGGAAGCTTATAATCATGGTAAAACGCTGTATCCGCTTATTGTACGTAAAGAGCCAAAAAAGCACGGTACGCAAAAGTGGATCGAAGGCAATACATCTGGCGTAAAAAATGTCATAGCCATTGATGATGTTATCACAACCGGTGGATCAACAATCACCGCAATTGAACGGCTTACTGAATCAGGACTAAACGTAATTGCAGCAGCAGTTATTATTGACCGCCAAGAAGGTGGCCGGGAAGCAATAGAGGAAAAAGGTATTAAAGTTTTTTCTTTGTTTACGCGATCTGATTTTGATAAAAGAAGGTTGGCATAAAAATAAGGGGCGGCGCAATTGTCGCCCCTTATTGTAATAATTAGAAGTAGTACAGCAATCCAACGTTAAGTTTTACAATTGTTGAATCTCTGTCAGCAATATCGTGCCATAAATAACGCAACTCAACCATGAGTTTCCAGGGGCCTGCTAAATCAAAATCAATACCTGCAAATCCTTCAAGACCAGCATCAGAGTCACCCTTAGATGAATCATCTTCAAAGTTATAGTAGTTCAATGCTGGACCAAAACCCAAGAAAGGTGAAAACTGTTTTTTGCCCATGAAAAACCAGTACCAGTCTAAATGTATGCCATATACATCAGCATATTCAAAATTGGCATCTTCGTTTTCCAATGAAAGAAAATCAATACCTGGCCTAAACTGCAGATTATTGAATAAAAAAGTTCCCATGTCAAAAACAATACCAAAGTTCCAGGTATCGTCATAGGCATCTGCGTAGTCATCATACATCTTACTGTAGCCGCCTTTGATGCCTATACCAGCAGCAAATACACTTGAAGCTGTAAAAACCACCAGTAACACCAGTAATAATTTTTTCATACAACCTCCTGAATTTAAGTGTGTTTAAATGTTTTTTAAATTAACAGTAGAATATAAATAAATCAAGCACAAATTATTTTTTACAAACCAAATAATACTATAAATACATATTATTTAACATACATGTAATTATTTGTCAACGCTACATGCATTCTACTCAAAAAATATCAACGAGAGCGTGCTCTTTCATGTATAATGTTAATGGATTAATATTCATAAATAAGTTAGTAAAGTCATACTCTTTTATTCATGTGGGCTTTTTGGCTCAAAGTAAAAATATATGAAAAAAATATTATTTTTTTGTAATAACAGCTTTAGCTTTAATATACAGCTTT
Coding sequences:
- a CDS encoding methylmalonyl-CoA mutase family protein; amino-acid sequence: MTHPEIIQKYTLKNHVRIVTAASLFDGHDASINIFRRIMIGTGAEVIHLGHNRSVWEIVKSALEEDVQAIAVTSYQGGHVEFLQYMYDLLKENNAQSIKIFAGGGGTILPHEIKELERYGICKIYSPDDGRAMGLQGMVNDLLSKCDYPVGNITHLDIEGIKQKNIRAIATAISACENFRDTVKADIASIEKLTKDNNTIVVGITGTGGSGKSSLIDELVLRFQQSNPDKTIAILSVDPTRQKTGGALLGDRIRMNAIYHPNVYMRSLATRGSKSSVSHNINDAIQILKLAGYDLILLETSGIGQAQTDVLDYSDISMYVMTPEYGAATQLEKIDMLDFADIVVINKFDKLGALDALRDVKKQVQRNKEAFDKTPDDMPVFGTIASRFNDDGVNVLFNYLIETINSKSTTRFLNYVAEKQKKDILYIVPPERSRYLSEITETIRKYNHKANEEALKAQYCFSLKNSIEYYTQHSGDTKIINDLKKKFEEAYASLDEESKRILQEWEDKKNNYQGEYYTYKVRGKEIKVKAYTQSLSHTKIPKVCMPKFKNWGDIVAWSMQENVPGQFPYTAGVYPFKREDENPTRMFAGEGIAERTNKRFHYLSYNMPAVRLSTAFDSVTLYGFNPDRRPDIYGKIGNSGVSISTLDDVKRLYSGFKLTDPNTSVSMTINGPAPIMASYFFNAAIDQECELYIQQHGLTDEVKKKIEEFYHKRNAVPPVYRASKLPDGHNGLGLLLLGVTGDMVLPADVYHNIKNHTLRTVRGTVQADILKEEQAQNTCIFSIDFALKLMGDMQEYFVKHKINNFYSVSISGYHIAEAGANPITQLAFTLANGFTYVEYYLARGLHIDDFGPNLSFFFSNGLDPEYSVIGRVARRIWAKAMKYKYGANERSQLLKYHIQTSGRSLHSQEIEFNDIRTTLQALYAIYDNCNSLHTNSYDEAITTPTEESVRRALAIQMIINQEYGLAKNQNPLQGSFIIEELTNLVEEEVLKEFDNISARGGVLGAMETMYQRNKIQEESLYYENKKMTGELPIIGVNTFLSKDGSPIQVPDEVVRATPEEKNIQLQSLEAFHAMWNPEASKALEKLKTAVKQHENVFETLMDVAKYCSLGQLTGTLYSVGGMYRRSM
- a CDS encoding replication-associated recombination protein A, with product MSLFDKSTYIPLAERMRPTTIEQFMGQKHLLSKGKLLYSVFEQKKALSLILWGDPGTGKTTLAHCIANACNMDSYFISAISAGVADVRKVIDKGKANRAAGVQTLLFIDEIHRFNKAQQDAVLGAVENGDIVLIGATTENPSFSIIAPLLSRTRVLRLYPLTEDDLRAIVTNALANDQELSHKNITLDADALDVLVQLAMGDARRALNILEAAVFLKDTGTIDKDTIFEAYKEQSIAYDKAGDKHYDTISAFIKSLRGSDPNAAVYYLARMLVAGEDPEFIARRMVIFASEDVGNAYPLALTVATSGMLAVKNVGLPECEIILAHMATFLASCPKSNASYMALVRAKEVASQQLHEIPLYLRNAPTQLMKQLGYAKGYKYPHDYPGHFVDEVYLPEKIKDLIFYEPSEEGNEKNIKQWLAKLWPKKYKKENDA
- the pyrE gene encoding orotate phosphoribosyltransferase, with the protein product MNHKERLFELLFTKSFMYRDNPPFTLVSGKQSPYYFDCKATTLDPEGCILIGKCMYALIKDLNADALGGLTLGADPISLSTAMEAYNHGKTLYPLIVRKEPKKHGTQKWIEGNTSGVKNVIAIDDVITTGGSTITAIERLTESGLNVIAAAVIIDRQEGGREAIEEKGIKVFSLFTRSDFDKRRLA
- a CDS encoding outer membrane beta-barrel protein, which produces MKKLLLVLLVVFTASSVFAAGIGIKGGYSKMYDDYADAYDDTWNFGIVFDMGTFLFNNLQFRPGIDFLSLENEDANFEYADVYGIHLDWYWFFMGKKQFSPFLGFGPALNYYNFEDDSSKGDSDAGLEGFAGIDFDLAGPWKLMVELRYLWHDIADRDSTIVKLNVGLLYYF